In one Cryptococcus deuterogattii R265 chromosome 9, complete sequence genomic region, the following are encoded:
- a CDS encoding ESCRT-II complex subunit VPS25, translating to MSSQSATLPSNPPREKAPTPLRSHKSADGFEYPAIWSFPPFFTLQPNPQTLAHQLQLWRTLVLDWSRHERVFEVNTDSTGKDVLEVFENRTINRRLLPPSLKALMGEMVKNGEAAPYPPKQDSQYLIYWRKPEEWGDIIYHWVMDNGLNSSIMTFYEITSGDLSHTSEFYELPNSVLRKALETLVKRGRAQIIEGKDEIGEGVRFL from the exons ATGTCCTCTCAATCGGCCACACTTCCCAGCAACCCCCCCCGAGAGAAGGCGCCTACACCTTTACGCTCGCACAAAAGTGCGGACGGGTTTGAGTACCCGGCGATATGGagttttcctcctttcttcac ACTCCAACCCAATCCTCAAACGTTGGCGCATCAGCTGCAACTTTGGAGAACGCTGGTACTCGACTGGTCAAGGCATGAGAGGGTGTTTGAAGTAAATACGGACAGTACAGGGAAGGATGTATTGGAGGTGTTCGAAAATCGGACCATCAATC GGAGGTTGTTGCCACCTTCACTGAAGGCTCTGATGGGTGAGATGGTAAAGAATG GTGAAGCAGCTCCCTACCCACCGAAGCAAGATTCACAGTATTTGATCTACTGGCGAAAACCCGAGGAGTGGGGGGATATAATATACCATTGG GTTATGGACAATGGTCTCAACTCTAGTATCATGACATTCTATGAAATTACCAGTGGTGATCTTTCACATACATCAG AATTCTACGAGCTCCCTAATTCTGTATTACGAAAAGCACTAGAGACCTTAGTAAAGCGCGGTAGAGCACAGATAATAGAAGGGAAAGACGAGATTGGAGAAGGTGTACGTTTTCTTTAG
- a CDS encoding iron regulator 1 (genome sequence mistake), with translation MSETHTTAPQDNEHEPPIGNRFENRFGPGWRVGFDNSNERGGIDEDAAEDSPPPRRESPGISDKEIEAAETETPNVEKDELESDYGEPVQQQRLVDSEDELDQKELIRRAAARRRHQNKKEEQGNDSQPSAKKRKSLAPANASPLPSPPPSAVATASAHPPAGTCPGDGRCNGAGGKAGCEGCPTYNNSIAAGLVSANSSHAASHPANVSEGIERPLRNIYDREHRPYGFDRLMENNLGNGLAPKALTRQSPDQRQAHPSPVTTQPLMHPTSEKGTPTRFSPDSDAETPVAPGNNGSGLAATPVGMSCRNCGTSTTPLWRRDEEGRPQCNACGLYHKLHGVPRPVAMKKTVIKRRKRVPAVGSTSTGGRGTNAEHASPASAPAPVPTVTAPPPHVAPPLDDKAHRASPPFGHRAPQSHSEHRINHPLGPEAYGLAGRYGKPPPASMNLPGSASTSSLNLPERKKPWWQEGREGRDREKEEKDREAREREGLAAEALLTMAPAANGGPSPENES, from the exons ATGTCCGAAACGCATACCACCGCGCCTCAGGACAACGAGCATGAGCCTCCGATTGGCAATCGATTCGAAAACCGATTTGGTCCGGGATGGCGAGTAGGGTTCGACAATTCCAATGAGCGAGGAGGCATCGACGAAGATGCTGCCGAAGACTCACCCCCTCCTCGTCGCGAATCACCTGGTATATCGGATAAGGAAATCGAAGCTGCCGAGACAGAAACACCAAACGTCGAGAAAGATGAGTTGGAGTCTGATTATGGGGAGCCGGTTCAACAACAAAGACTAGTTGACTCTGAAGACGAGCTGGATCAAAAAGAATTGATTAGGAGGGCTGctgcaagaagaagacatcaaaacaagaaagaagaacagggCAATGATAGTCAGCCATCCgcaaaaaagagaaaat CTCTCGCCCCTGCCAACGCGTCCCCATTgccctctccacctccttccgCTGTTGCAACGGCGTCAGCGCATCCTCCCGCTGGAACTTGTCCTGGTGACGGAAGATGCAATGGTGCCGGTGGCAAGGCTGGCTGTGAAGGTTGCCCAACCTACAATAACTCGATTGCTGCTGGATTGGTTTCTGCCAATAGTTCCCACGCAGCTTCACATCCTGCCAACGTGTCCGAAGGTATTGAGCGTCCCCTTCGAAACATCTATGATCGCGAGCATCGTCCTTACGGCTTCGACCGTCTCATGGAGAACAATTTGGGTAACGGTTTAGCCCCAAAAGCTTTAACTCGTCAAAGTCCTGATCAACGACAGgctcacccttctcctgTAACGACTCAGCCGTTGATGCATCCAACTTCCGAGAAAGGAACTCCAACAAGGTTTTCGCCGGATAGCGACGCCGAGACTCCCGTTGCTCCCGGTAATAACGGATCGGGACTTGCTGCTACTCCCGTTGGAATGAGCTGTAGGAATTGTGGAACAAGTACTACTCCTTTGTGGCgaagggatgaggagggcCGACCTCAATGCAATGCATGCG GTCTTTACCACAAACTTCATGGTGTTCCTCGACCCGTGGCCATGAAAAAGACTGTTATCAAACGACGCAAGCGTGTTCCCGCTGTTGGTAGTACTTCTACTGGCGGTCGTGGCACCAATGCCGAGCACGCTTCACCTGCTAGTGCGCCCGCTCCCGTTCCCACGGTCACCGCTCCGCCTCCTCACGTGGCACCACCTCTTGATGACAAGGCTCACCGTGCTTCGCCTCCTTTTGGTCACCGTGCTCCTCAGTCTCACTCGGAACACCGAATCAACCATCCTCTCGGTCCAGAGGCGTACGGCCTTGCCGGTAGGTACGGTAAACCTCCGCCTGCTAGTATGAATTTGCCTGGCTcagcctccacctcttctttgaaTCTTCCcgaaaggaaaaagccTTGGTGGCAAGAGGGCCGAGAGGGCCGAGATcgtgagaaggaagagaaagacagAGAGGCCAGGGAGCGCGAAGGC CTTGCTGCAGAAGCACTTCTCACGATGGCGCCCGCCGCTAATGGCGGACCTTCTCCCGAAAACGAGTCGTAA